From a region of the Leptospira kmetyi serovar Malaysia str. Bejo-Iso9 genome:
- a CDS encoding type 1 glutamine amidotransferase domain-containing protein: protein MAAKNKILIPLPSVDFDPSEAAIPWKTLKENGFEVFFATPNGKPGVADFRMLTGKGLGIWKPLLIAHKKARAAYDEMISDPQFQNPLSYKDLKPGNYEGLILPGGHAPGMKEYLESKELQNFVGSFFATGKPVGAICHGVVLAARSKLPGTDRSILYGKKTTALLKSQEMAAWNLTRLWLGNYYRTYPQSVEEEVKSNLKDPKDFHFGPKPIFRDNHKKLKRGHSLTDGNYVSSRWPGDAHSFVISFMKLF from the coding sequence ATGGCCGCTAAGAATAAAATTCTCATTCCTCTTCCTTCCGTTGACTTCGATCCTTCCGAAGCCGCTATTCCTTGGAAAACCCTCAAAGAGAACGGTTTCGAAGTTTTTTTTGCGACTCCGAACGGCAAACCCGGAGTTGCGGATTTTAGAATGCTCACAGGCAAAGGACTCGGAATTTGGAAACCTCTTTTGATCGCACATAAAAAAGCGAGAGCGGCTTATGACGAAATGATTTCCGATCCTCAGTTTCAAAATCCTCTTTCGTATAAGGATTTAAAACCGGGGAATTACGAAGGTTTGATTCTTCCCGGCGGTCACGCTCCCGGAATGAAAGAATATTTGGAATCGAAAGAACTTCAGAACTTTGTCGGGTCGTTCTTTGCGACGGGCAAACCCGTGGGTGCGATTTGTCACGGGGTCGTTTTGGCCGCTCGTAGTAAATTGCCCGGAACGGATCGTTCCATTCTTTACGGAAAAAAAACGACCGCGCTTTTGAAATCGCAAGAGATGGCCGCTTGGAATTTAACGAGATTGTGGTTGGGAAATTATTATCGAACCTATCCGCAATCGGTCGAGGAAGAAGTTAAATCGAATCTGAAAGATCCGAAAGACTTTCACTTCGGACCGAAACCGATCTTCCGAGACAATCATAAGAAGTTAAAAAGAGGTCACTCGCTTACGGACGGAAATTACGTTTCTTCAAGATGGCCGGGCGACGCGCACTCGTTCGTAATTTCCTTTATGAAATTGTTTTAA
- a CDS encoding MarR family winged helix-turn-helix transcriptional regulator, whose product MMTTAKDLYLENQICFPLYACSRAVTALYRPILDELGLTYPQYLVLLVLWQEDGCSVKEIGKKLYLDSGTLTPLLKRLEDSELVIRKRSEEDERSVQIFLSGKGKKLKDKALCVPTRLLENFDVDKKSLNDLKNDLDRLLSLLSEKAEV is encoded by the coding sequence ATTATGACGACCGCGAAAGACCTCTATCTTGAAAATCAAATTTGTTTTCCGCTCTATGCGTGTTCAAGGGCGGTTACCGCTCTTTATCGTCCGATCTTGGACGAGCTGGGACTTACGTATCCTCAATATCTCGTTCTTCTCGTGCTTTGGCAAGAGGACGGATGTAGCGTAAAGGAAATCGGAAAAAAATTATATTTAGATTCGGGAACTTTAACACCGTTGTTAAAACGACTGGAAGATTCGGAACTTGTAATTCGAAAACGTTCCGAAGAAGACGAACGTTCGGTTCAAATCTTTCTTTCCGGCAAAGGTAAAAAGTTAAAGGACAAAGCGCTTTGCGTTCCGACTCGTCTTTTGGAAAATTTCGACGTGGATAAAAAAAGTCTCAACGATCTCAAAAACGATTTGGATCGTTTGCTTTCACTTCTTTCCGAAAAAGCGGAAGTTTAA
- the csrA gene encoding carbon storage regulator CsrA, whose amino-acid sequence MLVLARRTNESIMIGDDIEIVIVDIKGDQVKIGVKAPRNVSVHRAEVYKDIQEENKKAAGAKIKPEDLGKIGNILKKKDSGKKE is encoded by the coding sequence GTGCTGGTCTTAGCAAGGCGAACGAACGAATCGATCATGATCGGCGACGATATTGAAATCGTCATCGTCGATATCAAAGGCGATCAGGTGAAGATCGGAGTGAAAGCTCCGAGAAACGTTTCCGTTCATAGGGCCGAAGTTTATAAAGACATTCAGGAAGAGAATAAAAAAGCCGCGGGCGCAAAAATCAAACCGGAAGATCTCGGTAAAATCGGGAACATTCTCAAAAAGAAAGATTCCGGAAAAAAAGAATAA
- the fliW gene encoding flagellar assembly protein FliW gives MGIEIHTKPFGKMQISEKQILSFPEGLLGFEDYKKFALIEEEEESVFKWLQSVEEVDLAFVVIPPSLFKKEYKPLIPEQELQGIGIAEIKESLTLVIVTIPGEDPALMTANMQGPILINKETLLGKQFISRNESHSVREKILESAAVETG, from the coding sequence ATGGGAATCGAGATTCATACAAAGCCCTTTGGAAAAATGCAAATTTCGGAAAAACAAATCCTGTCTTTTCCGGAAGGTTTGCTCGGATTCGAGGATTACAAAAAGTTCGCTCTCATCGAAGAAGAGGAAGAATCCGTTTTCAAATGGCTTCAATCCGTCGAGGAAGTGGATCTCGCCTTCGTGGTGATTCCGCCTTCTCTTTTTAAGAAAGAATATAAACCCTTGATTCCCGAACAGGAATTGCAGGGAATCGGGATCGCGGAGATCAAAGAGAGTCTAACGTTGGTGATCGTTACGATCCCCGGAGAAGATCCTGCTTTGATGACGGCCAACATGCAGGGACCGATTCTCATCAACAAGGAAACCCTTTTAGGAAAACAATTCATCTCGAGAAACGAATCTCATTCCGTTCGGGAAAAAATTCTCGAATCGGCCGCAGTGGAGACGGGTTAA
- a CDS encoding NAD-dependent epimerase/dehydratase family protein: protein MYEKENSVKTVFVTGGSGSLGLILVPELLKEYRVVCIGRKLSSFPDTIRFHSNFVFYEVDLENESDFSIEENSNFIIHLAGKVSGEASTLEEYRKGNELSTRKILKFASKNKKTGILFSSSSSVYGFSDRPVNESSSLNGNTFYAISKRECEALIQKSKNQFVILRIASVYGPTNKSFLNKVLTLFRYGILLYSGNPNFKKSMVHSSDVIAAILLVLEKWNKASGKTFNVAYPRALSSEDIRILLSKLMPGKFFLTLKLKGLILFLFNVANGVLTKITKKKINLEYIQESSIVVSDRIQKELGFRFRTDFEEGIAEILKSKNRI from the coding sequence ATGTACGAGAAAGAAAATTCCGTTAAAACCGTTTTCGTGACCGGAGGAAGCGGTTCCTTAGGTCTGATTCTCGTTCCGGAATTACTCAAAGAGTACCGAGTCGTTTGCATCGGAAGAAAACTTTCTTCCTTTCCCGATACGATTCGTTTTCATTCGAACTTCGTTTTTTACGAAGTCGATCTTGAAAACGAATCCGATTTTTCCATCGAAGAAAATTCGAATTTCATCATCCATCTTGCGGGCAAAGTAAGCGGAGAAGCTTCCACCTTGGAAGAATACAGAAAAGGAAACGAACTTTCCACGCGAAAGATTCTCAAGTTCGCATCCAAGAATAAAAAAACCGGAATCTTATTTTCAAGCTCTTCTTCCGTTTACGGATTTTCGGATCGACCCGTAAACGAATCGTCTTCGTTAAACGGAAATACGTTTTACGCGATTTCCAAAAGAGAATGCGAAGCCTTGATCCAAAAATCGAAAAACCAGTTCGTAATTCTGAGGATCGCATCGGTTTACGGACCTACGAATAAAAGTTTTCTAAATAAGGTTCTGACTTTGTTTCGGTACGGAATTCTTCTTTATTCAGGAAATCCGAATTTCAAAAAATCCATGGTTCATTCTTCCGATGTGATCGCTGCGATTTTACTCGTATTAGAAAAATGGAATAAAGCTTCCGGAAAAACCTTCAACGTCGCGTATCCCCGCGCCTTATCTTCCGAAGACATTCGGATTCTTCTTTCAAAACTGATGCCAGGAAAATTCTTTCTAACCTTAAAACTCAAAGGGTTGATTCTATTCTTGTTCAACGTTGCGAACGGAGTTTTGACGAAGATTACGAAAAAGAAAATCAATTTGGAATACATCCAAGAATCTTCGATCGTAGTTTCGGATCGAATTCAAAAAGAACTGGGATTTCGGTTTCGTACGGATTTTGAGGAAGGAATCGCGGAAATTCTAAAATCCAAAAATAGAATTTAA
- a CDS encoding glutathione peroxidase yields MSQTLYDLTATLNSGKDQKLEDYKGKVLLIVNTASECAFTPQYAGLQTLYSKYKTNGLEVLGFPCDQFKHQEPGSDETIKAFCQRNYGVEFPIFKKIDVNGDNAHPVFRFLKNEASGFFGNSIKWNFTKFLVDKQGKVIKRFSPMTTPEKIEKEIQELLKK; encoded by the coding sequence ATGAGCCAGACATTGTACGACCTCACCGCAACACTCAACAGCGGCAAAGATCAAAAATTGGAAGATTATAAAGGTAAGGTTCTCTTAATCGTGAACACCGCGAGCGAATGTGCTTTTACTCCTCAGTATGCGGGACTTCAAACGCTCTACAGCAAATACAAAACGAACGGACTCGAGGTTCTCGGGTTTCCGTGCGATCAGTTCAAACATCAGGAGCCCGGTTCCGATGAAACGATCAAAGCTTTCTGTCAAAGAAATTACGGAGTCGAATTTCCGATTTTCAAAAAGATCGACGTAAACGGAGACAATGCACACCCTGTGTTTCGTTTTTTGAAAAACGAGGCGTCCGGATTTTTCGGAAACTCGATCAAGTGGAACTTTACGAAATTCTTAGTCGACAAACAAGGAAAAGTCATCAAACGTTTTTCTCCGATGACAACTCCGGAAAAGATCGAAAAAGAAATACAGGAACTCCTAAAAAAATAA
- a CDS encoding LA_1326/LA_4305 family lipoprotein gives MKFFQAFVMNRFRFFILSFLILSCFAGIRKELNYSSDSIAFYSFENVADLPPWLDRNASYLQNQERNNFKTLIADALYQMGNRNDSLINDSAFRIFPKELCQEIAERSIRNFESSPSHVFQLWILKKEDTINPGRRIRRTVFLLYPTIDSIHFVFFELNQFIDFQTPYAFQDWSNYSLSESNLKPSLEVFIPDSAIGILSYYKDTQGESKKFHVVLKTGATKSQDVEVKTPQKEKTIQDSEKRLLELKNLFDKKLISEEEYKRKREEILKSL, from the coding sequence ATGAAATTCTTTCAAGCCTTCGTCATGAATCGATTTCGATTTTTCATTCTATCCTTTCTTATACTTTCCTGCTTTGCGGGAATCCGAAAAGAATTGAACTATTCGTCCGATTCGATCGCGTTTTATTCTTTTGAAAACGTGGCTGACTTGCCTCCCTGGTTGGATCGAAACGCATCTTATCTTCAAAACCAGGAAAGAAATAATTTCAAAACTCTGATCGCGGACGCTTTGTATCAAATGGGAAATCGAAACGATTCTCTCATCAACGATTCCGCGTTTCGAATTTTTCCGAAGGAACTGTGCCAGGAAATCGCAGAGCGTTCCATTCGAAATTTTGAAAGTTCGCCTTCGCATGTTTTTCAACTTTGGATTTTGAAAAAAGAAGATACGATCAATCCGGGAAGAAGAATCCGAAGAACCGTCTTCTTATTATACCCGACGATCGATTCGATTCACTTTGTCTTTTTCGAATTGAATCAATTCATAGACTTTCAAACGCCTTACGCGTTTCAAGATTGGTCGAATTATTCCTTATCCGAATCCAATCTCAAACCTTCTCTTGAAGTTTTTATTCCGGACTCGGCAATCGGAATATTGTCGTATTATAAAGATACGCAGGGCGAGTCGAAGAAGTTTCACGTGGTTCTAAAAACGGGTGCGACCAAGTCCCAGGATGTAGAAGTAAAAACTCCGCAAAAGGAAAAGACGATTCAGGATTCCGAGAAAAGATTGTTGGAACTGAAAAATCTATTCGATAAAAAATTAATTTCCGAAGAAGAATACAAAAGAAAGCGCGAAGAGATTCTAAAATCGTTATAA
- a CDS encoding LIC13411 family adhesin produces MILSDSKKKHRRLFFFIFSICFFIGSTNCATYLQNRKNDFKDIFTAGVETPGYGIGFRIGPLAGGFVFQGGETAPGKRDLGKGYGLRGGYFGSYRSQQLIFGILGSDTFFPLGVETQTTETEESSEEISPEVAEELKNLQDSKTPGDKVPEFLNERYNIKSQKLRYLSFYNIPVAERRKRKKEEFYRRFIEEQSFDRNDPAIQNALQALNKKKDGYPKSFLYQIEIYLGLYAGIRLGFNPAELLDFLVGIAGLDLLEDDTAE; encoded by the coding sequence GTGATTTTATCCGATTCCAAAAAGAAACACCGCCGGTTGTTTTTTTTCATATTCTCGATTTGTTTTTTCATCGGTTCGACAAATTGCGCGACTTATCTTCAAAATAGAAAAAACGATTTTAAAGATATTTTCACCGCGGGTGTGGAAACTCCCGGTTACGGAATCGGATTTAGAATCGGTCCTTTAGCCGGAGGTTTTGTTTTTCAAGGCGGTGAAACCGCGCCGGGTAAACGGGATTTAGGAAAAGGTTACGGTCTTCGCGGCGGTTATTTCGGTTCTTATCGATCCCAACAATTGATCTTCGGAATTTTAGGAAGCGATACTTTTTTTCCATTGGGTGTTGAAACACAAACAACCGAAACGGAAGAATCTTCCGAAGAGATTTCTCCGGAAGTCGCGGAAGAATTAAAAAATCTGCAAGACTCAAAAACTCCGGGCGACAAGGTTCCCGAATTTTTAAACGAACGATACAACATCAAAAGTCAAAAACTTCGATATCTTTCCTTTTACAATATTCCAGTTGCGGAAAGAAGAAAAAGAAAGAAGGAAGAATTCTACAGACGATTTATCGAAGAACAAAGTTTCGATCGAAACGATCCGGCAATTCAAAACGCATTACAAGCTTTGAATAAAAAGAAAGACGGCTATCCGAAAAGTTTTCTTTATCAGATCGAAATTTACTTGGGGCTTTATGCGGGAATCAGACTCGGATTCAATCCCGCGGAGCTTCTCGACTTTTTGGTCGGAATCGCGGGATTGGATTTACTGGAAGACGATACTGCGGAGTAA
- a CDS encoding LIC13410 family lipoprotein: MVQNPNLEKDTMKKIFSALLILTCMSVLSFCRSEEKKQPPKQEFQPNSDIRTFEVGMVKEGDKRIKAEAVLGTPSVELNTQDGAVLEWYLVSTDYQKNSYKTLAEKPAAITEDTKFIKLTIDKKGVIKKMEYKL; this comes from the coding sequence GTGGTTCAAAATCCAAACTTAGAGAAGGATACGATGAAAAAGATTTTTTCAGCGCTTTTGATTTTAACTTGTATGTCCGTTCTTTCCTTTTGCCGTTCCGAGGAGAAAAAACAACCTCCAAAACAAGAGTTTCAACCCAATTCCGATATTAGAACTTTCGAAGTGGGAATGGTTAAGGAAGGTGACAAAAGAATCAAAGCGGAAGCGGTTTTAGGGACTCCATCCGTGGAACTCAACACGCAAGACGGCGCGGTTCTGGAATGGTATTTGGTTTCCACCGATTATCAAAAGAATTCTTATAAGACATTGGCGGAAAAACCCGCAGCGATCACGGAAGATACGAAGTTCATCAAACTCACGATCGATAAGAAAGGTGTGATTAAAAAAATGGAATATAAACTCTAA
- a CDS encoding 1-acyl-sn-glycerol-3-phosphate acyltransferase, with protein MEEIKPSALISANIAVLGGGPMGVFLSTYLSPQAKEVCLWYDDRKRAAKIEKERITTILEDSITLPENIRVKSEFDFLKNGSWILIIAVPSRLMEGILDELSKVLDKNSSHYIFTFTKGLLSAATRRKTNCITYSEYIQKLSSAGEFKNIEYTAVNGPNLLGELKRGHHSFYCLASSGSESVEIFETLFGDSRSHTKTYEDLVGLEVFGVMKNPIAIACGIASGIPECGSNFEGELISLGYSEIISLLEALEIPTRPVQDYGLADLIASCTSRFSRNKAYGHRFVHKLISGEDQPNLIERIELFFNPAEFIQKEVSQSESHVEGAFALASITALAEEKKIEIPLYNTLFQILTRRVSPTELIRFVSKSTSDEVRHISKTATKRSGLGMASGKKFQEALGKNVFRHINGQPGMADRIVKQSSLLVKALEKRYKEAQESNDITDLIQIPKEIQLWKELEQKFQEKGSKDITRILDFYVSEIADDYKPFLRDTLIHLIAPTRYVLSGFKPGAGLPKIGGCVKEVKALASRYDILYTPTHRSHLDSVEVAFGLKWLGLPVPRYAADKKVMATPGLANVLKSLGAYMVDRKRNRNILYLECLTQYSTMMLEAGIPTLVYPEGTRSRTGGIIPIKTGILSTSVEAYKHTGSEVIVVPIALSYENVPEDEEFCGSDKKPGFKDFFYKRTEVYMDLCEPIPVSRYIHEEDPTGSIGFEITQGWRKYRRILPNQLIARLLVESGSDIAVGDLKNLIKETILTKKGNYLTQDSDEILNRGLKVLKQRKIISLENGNAKVLDPNLIQYYANMCTDEFS; from the coding sequence ATGGAAGAAATAAAACCATCCGCACTGATTTCCGCCAATATCGCCGTTTTGGGAGGAGGACCGATGGGAGTCTTTCTTTCCACTTATCTTTCACCGCAAGCGAAGGAAGTTTGTCTTTGGTATGACGATCGAAAAAGAGCCGCAAAGATCGAAAAGGAAAGAATCACAACCATACTCGAGGATTCGATCACTCTTCCCGAAAACATCCGCGTAAAGAGCGAGTTCGATTTTTTAAAAAACGGATCTTGGATTTTAATCATCGCGGTCCCGTCTCGGTTGATGGAAGGAATTTTGGACGAGTTGAGCAAGGTTCTGGATAAGAATTCTTCGCATTATATTTTTACGTTTACGAAAGGTCTTTTGTCCGCGGCCACGAGAAGAAAGACAAATTGCATTACATATTCTGAATATATTCAAAAACTTTCAAGCGCGGGAGAATTTAAGAATATCGAATATACCGCCGTCAACGGTCCGAATCTTTTAGGAGAACTCAAACGAGGTCATCATAGTTTTTATTGTCTCGCTTCTTCGGGTTCCGAATCCGTGGAAATTTTCGAAACCTTGTTCGGAGATTCGAGAAGTCATACGAAAACGTACGAGGACTTGGTCGGTCTGGAAGTGTTCGGAGTGATGAAAAATCCGATCGCGATCGCTTGCGGAATCGCGTCCGGCATTCCCGAATGCGGAAGCAACTTCGAAGGAGAATTGATCAGCCTCGGTTATTCGGAGATCATTTCCCTTTTGGAAGCTCTTGAAATTCCGACCAGACCCGTGCAAGACTACGGACTCGCCGATTTGATTGCGTCCTGCACTTCGCGTTTTAGTAGAAACAAAGCGTACGGACATAGATTCGTTCATAAGTTGATTTCCGGAGAAGATCAACCGAACCTAATCGAAAGAATCGAACTCTTTTTTAACCCAGCCGAGTTCATCCAAAAGGAAGTCAGTCAAAGCGAAAGTCACGTCGAAGGTGCGTTTGCTCTGGCGTCTATCACCGCTTTGGCGGAGGAAAAAAAGATCGAAATTCCTCTCTACAACACTTTGTTTCAAATTCTTACGAGAAGGGTTTCGCCGACCGAGTTGATCCGCTTCGTTTCCAAATCGACATCGGACGAGGTGCGTCATATTTCCAAAACGGCGACAAAACGTTCCGGTTTGGGAATGGCTTCCGGTAAAAAATTCCAAGAAGCTTTGGGTAAGAATGTTTTTCGTCATATCAACGGACAACCGGGAATGGCGGATCGAATCGTAAAACAATCTTCTCTACTCGTAAAAGCATTAGAAAAACGTTATAAAGAAGCGCAAGAATCGAACGATATCACGGATCTGATTCAAATTCCGAAAGAGATACAACTTTGGAAGGAACTCGAGCAGAAATTTCAGGAAAAGGGTAGCAAAGACATCACGAGAATTCTGGATTTTTACGTTTCGGAAATCGCCGACGATTATAAACCTTTTTTGAGGGATACGCTGATTCATTTGATCGCTCCGACTCGTTACGTCTTAAGCGGTTTTAAACCGGGCGCGGGATTGCCGAAGATCGGCGGTTGTGTCAAAGAGGTAAAGGCGCTCGCTTCGAGATACGATATTCTTTATACTCCGACTCATAGATCGCATTTGGATTCCGTCGAAGTCGCCTTCGGTTTAAAATGGCTAGGCCTTCCCGTGCCGAGATACGCCGCCGATAAAAAAGTGATGGCGACTCCGGGTTTGGCGAACGTTTTGAAATCCCTCGGCGCCTATATGGTGGATAGAAAACGAAATCGTAATATTCTATATTTAGAATGTTTAACGCAGTACTCCACGATGATGTTGGAGGCCGGAATTCCGACCTTGGTTTATCCGGAAGGAACGCGTTCGAGAACAGGCGGAATCATTCCGATTAAAACGGGAATTCTATCCACTTCGGTGGAAGCCTACAAACATACGGGTTCGGAAGTGATCGTGGTTCCGATCGCGTTGTCCTACGAAAACGTTCCCGAAGACGAAGAATTCTGCGGAAGCGATAAGAAGCCGGGCTTTAAGGATTTCTTTTATAAAAGAACGGAAGTTTATATGGATCTTTGCGAACCGATTCCGGTTTCAAGATACATACACGAAGAGGACCCGACCGGATCGATCGGATTCGAGATCACGCAGGGTTGGAGAAAATACAGAAGAATTCTTCCCAATCAATTGATCGCACGTTTGCTTGTAGAAAGCGGTTCCGATATTGCCGTCGGCGATCTGAAAAATCTGATCAAAGAAACCATTCTTACCAAAAAAGGAAATTATCTCACTCAGGATTCCGACGAAATCTTGAACCGAGGTCTTAAGGTTTTAAAACAAAGAAAGATCATCTCTTTGGAGAACGGAAACGCAAAAGTATTGGATCCGAATTTAATCCAATACTATGCGAATATGTGCACGGACGAATTTTCTTAA
- a CDS encoding monovalent cation:proton antiporter-2 (CPA2) family protein, whose amino-acid sequence MQDHNLLITLIVFLSAAVISVPLFKRIGLGSVVGYLIGGTIIGPWGIGLITDVDSILHLSEFGVVLLLFLIGLELKPQRLWILRRPVFGLGGLQVVLTSLVFFVALSFLGLEKSQAIVISISISLSSTAFALQVLGEKNELNTAHGRSAFAILLFQDLAVIPIMAMLPFLAESAADPGSQGGMKQILLAVGTILAVILAGRFLARPLFRLVASTGNHEIFTALSLLIVIGVSLLMDQVGLSMALGSFLGGVILADSEYRHELESNLEPFKGLLLGLFFLAVGMSINLGEVLKDPILVLVFALTLMFVKATILYLLGRISKHNEESSLNLSVTISQGGEFAFVILGVGVSLSILPRERADLVIAVVTLSMGLTPILGIVKDKVSDLIFKKEQEQEADSIEEQNRVIVAGFGRFGQIIARMLFVHRIGFTALERNPDQVNLARKFGYKIYYGDASKLSLLRSAGAEYADLFILAVQDIEISIKVVELIKKHFPNLTIIARARNREHVFKLMELGVKIIRRDTFASALELAGETLRNLGFLDSEVEQKVKKFRAHDELTLKGQFQIRNDEKEFIQFSKNAMRQLEAAFEADREEKEGKAAS is encoded by the coding sequence ATGCAGGATCATAACTTACTCATAACTCTTATCGTATTTTTGTCTGCGGCCGTGATCTCGGTTCCGCTTTTTAAAAGAATCGGACTCGGTTCTGTCGTCGGTTACTTGATCGGAGGTACGATCATAGGACCGTGGGGAATCGGTTTGATAACCGACGTGGATAGTATTCTTCATTTGTCCGAGTTCGGAGTCGTTTTACTTTTATTTTTGATCGGTCTTGAATTGAAACCGCAAAGACTTTGGATTTTGAGAAGACCTGTGTTCGGTTTAGGCGGGCTGCAAGTCGTTTTAACATCTCTCGTATTCTTTGTCGCATTATCATTTTTGGGTTTGGAAAAATCGCAGGCCATCGTAATCAGCATTAGCATTTCATTATCTTCTACGGCGTTTGCTCTTCAAGTTCTGGGAGAAAAAAACGAACTCAACACAGCGCACGGAAGAAGCGCGTTTGCGATCCTTTTGTTTCAGGATCTGGCGGTAATTCCGATTATGGCGATGCTTCCCTTCTTAGCGGAATCCGCGGCCGATCCGGGTTCGCAAGGAGGAATGAAACAAATTCTTTTAGCGGTCGGAACGATTCTTGCCGTGATTTTAGCGGGAAGATTTTTAGCCCGTCCTTTGTTCAGACTTGTCGCATCCACAGGGAATCACGAAATTTTCACCGCTCTTTCTCTTCTGATCGTAATCGGAGTTTCGTTGTTGATGGATCAAGTCGGTTTATCCATGGCGCTCGGTTCCTTTTTAGGCGGCGTTATTCTTGCCGACTCGGAATACAGACACGAATTGGAATCCAATCTCGAACCGTTCAAAGGCCTTCTCTTGGGTTTATTCTTTTTAGCGGTGGGAATGTCGATCAATCTCGGAGAAGTTTTAAAAGATCCGATTCTCGTGTTGGTATTCGCATTAACGCTTATGTTCGTTAAAGCGACCATTCTTTATCTTTTGGGAAGAATCTCCAAACACAACGAAGAATCTTCTCTCAATCTTTCGGTGACGATTTCTCAAGGCGGAGAATTCGCATTCGTAATCTTAGGAGTCGGTGTTTCTCTTTCTATTCTTCCTCGAGAAAGAGCGGACTTGGTCATCGCTGTAGTAACGCTTTCCATGGGTTTAACTCCGATCCTCGGAATCGTAAAAGATAAAGTTTCAGATTTGATTTTCAAAAAGGAACAAGAACAGGAAGCGGACTCGATCGAAGAACAAAATCGAGTGATCGTCGCCGGTTTCGGAAGATTCGGACAAATCATCGCAAGGATGCTTTTCGTTCACAGAATCGGTTTTACGGCATTGGAGCGAAATCCGGACCAAGTAAACTTAGCAAGAAAATTCGGTTACAAGATCTACTACGGAGACGCGAGCAAGTTGAGTCTTTTGAGATCCGCAGGCGCAGAATATGCAGATTTATTTATATTAGCGGTTCAAGATATAGAAATTTCCATCAAGGTCGTGGAATTGATTAAGAAACATTTTCCGAATTTAACGATCATTGCGAGAGCTCGAAATCGGGAGCACGTTTTTAAGCTCATGGAACTCGGAGTAAAAATCATTCGAAGAGATACGTTCGCTTCGGCTCTAGAACTCGCGGGAGAAACCTTGAGAAACCTCGGGTTTCTGGATTCGGAAGTGGAACAGAAGGTTAAAAAATTCAGAGCTCACGACGAATTGACCCTGAAAGGCCAGTTTCAAATTCGAAACGACGAGAAAGAATTCATTCAGTTTTCCAAGAACGCGATGCGCCAATTGGAAGCCGCCTTTGAAGCCGATCGCGAAGAAAAAGAGGGGAAGGCCGCGAGCTGA